The Chthonomonas sp. genome includes a window with the following:
- a CDS encoding SRPBCC family protein, whose protein sequence is MLVVGVIAVVVAIVVALLMFSAMRRPDTFTVERRATIHAEPHTIFALLNDFHEWGKWSPWEHLDPNMTRTHGGPDSGVGASYAWSGNKRAGEGRMEILKSEPPSRLEIDLSFIKPFPSKNITTFTLTPTGGGTEVNWHMQGPASLMTKVFDMLMNMDKMVGKDFEQGLANLKKVTEKA, encoded by the coding sequence ATGCTTGTTGTTGGAGTCATTGCCGTTGTCGTTGCCATCGTCGTCGCGCTGTTGATGTTCTCGGCAATGCGCCGCCCAGACACGTTTACCGTCGAGCGTCGTGCGACGATCCATGCGGAGCCGCACACCATCTTCGCACTCTTGAACGACTTTCACGAGTGGGGCAAGTGGTCGCCCTGGGAACACCTTGACCCAAACATGACTCGCACGCACGGCGGTCCGGACTCCGGGGTCGGTGCCAGCTACGCTTGGTCAGGCAACAAGAGGGCGGGCGAAGGTCGCATGGAAATCCTCAAGTCCGAACCACCTTCGAGACTCGAAATCGATCTGAGCTTCATCAAGCCGTTCCCGTCCAAGAACATCACGACGTTCACACTCACCCCAACGGGGGGCGGAACCGAGGTGAACTGGCACATGCAGGGGCCTGCGAGCCTGATGACAAAGGTGTTCGACATGCTCATGAACATGGACAAGATGGTTGGCAAAGACTTTGAGCAAGGCCTCGCCAACCTCAAAAAGGTCACTGAGAAGGCCTAG
- a CDS encoding NTP transferase domain-containing protein, giving the protein MKGVILAAGKGSRLYPVTHHIPKPLLPLANRMTIEYAFDRLKELGIREVAIVVGENEESMRGALGDGSRFGLELTYVRQPEPKGLAHAVSFAKQFVNGDSFVLYLGDAIYSHGFQELAEKFRSSGCANLNVLKEVEDPRRFGVAHLEGDKMTKLVEKPQNPESNLALCGLYFFGPKLWEVLPDLQPSARGEYEITDAIQLMVDRGMDVRGGLYHHTWFDTGTLDSFLETSQFLAGDGLTLGDSADLAGTAGEHVVIGNGAHVTCALIEDSVILPGADVKVTGTIRRSILMGSVHADGDLIEQIVSQ; this is encoded by the coding sequence ATGAAAGGCGTCATTCTCGCTGCTGGCAAGGGCTCTCGGCTCTACCCCGTGACTCACCACATCCCCAAGCCGCTTCTTCCGCTGGCGAACCGCATGACCATCGAGTACGCCTTCGACCGGCTTAAAGAACTTGGGATCCGCGAGGTCGCCATTGTGGTGGGCGAAAACGAAGAGTCGATGCGCGGTGCGCTCGGCGACGGCTCGCGGTTTGGGCTCGAACTGACCTACGTCCGACAGCCGGAGCCGAAGGGCCTCGCGCATGCGGTGAGCTTTGCCAAACAGTTTGTGAATGGCGACTCGTTCGTGCTGTACCTGGGAGACGCAATCTACAGTCACGGATTCCAGGAGCTTGCCGAGAAGTTTCGATCAAGCGGCTGTGCGAACCTGAACGTGCTGAAGGAAGTCGAGGACCCGCGTCGATTCGGTGTAGCCCATCTGGAGGGCGATAAGATGACCAAGCTCGTGGAAAAGCCCCAGAATCCCGAGTCGAACCTCGCGCTGTGCGGCCTGTACTTCTTTGGCCCAAAACTCTGGGAAGTTCTGCCGGACCTCCAGCCCTCGGCCCGCGGTGAGTACGAGATCACCGATGCGATCCAGCTGATGGTCGATCGCGGCATGGACGTGCGTGGCGGTCTGTACCACCACACCTGGTTCGATACCGGAACCCTCGATTCGTTTTTGGAAACAAGCCAGTTCCTCGCCGGAGACGGCCTCACACTGGGCGACTCGGCCGACCTGGCAGGGACAGCGGGCGAGCATGTGGTCATCGGCAACGGCGCGCATGTCACTTGCGCGTTGATCGAAGACAGCGTCATTTTGCCAGGCGCCGACGTCAAAGTAACCGGAACGATACGTAGATCAATACTGATGGGCAGCGTGCATGCAGACGGCGACCTGATCGAACAAATCGTTTCCCAGTAA
- a CDS encoding tetratricopeptide repeat protein — protein MLSVQKWYGFGGHEAYDRAIRCYETGQYEAAIEALNEFLASKPDAAGAKLARHYLADSLSKMGDAALGQAIPERALEFFEQAARLFPNYADLQFKRARCYAAIGRMEKCKAALASALDLNPRYGKAALLKGLIAYRGGDEDEGMRLVQLASEYDGSLTTERYRLALESLAAGNEERGLTLLEAIAHDQSSDANTHATLGDRLAREKKWVEAAQEYSIALQIAPKFADVRCRYAQTLLELDQLDEAEEELRAALELNDRYADAWAYLGVTLRRKGELEAARSAFAQAVQDNPDHPVAAPEYRRAR, from the coding sequence ATGCTGTCAGTTCAAAAGTGGTATGGATTCGGTGGGCATGAAGCTTACGACCGCGCGATCCGGTGTTACGAAACGGGTCAGTACGAAGCGGCAATCGAAGCGCTGAACGAATTCCTGGCGTCGAAGCCCGATGCGGCGGGCGCAAAACTCGCGCGCCACTACTTGGCCGATTCGCTCAGCAAGATGGGCGATGCCGCGCTTGGTCAGGCAATCCCGGAGCGAGCGCTTGAGTTTTTCGAGCAAGCGGCCAGACTGTTCCCGAATTACGCCGACCTGCAGTTCAAGCGTGCTCGGTGCTACGCGGCAATCGGTCGGATGGAAAAGTGCAAAGCCGCGCTGGCATCTGCTCTCGATCTAAACCCGCGCTATGGTAAGGCAGCATTGCTGAAGGGGCTGATAGCCTATCGGGGTGGTGACGAAGATGAAGGGATGAGGCTGGTGCAGCTTGCATCTGAGTACGACGGCAGCCTCACCACCGAGCGGTACCGACTCGCATTGGAGTCGCTGGCGGCAGGCAACGAAGAGCGTGGACTCACGCTACTTGAGGCCATTGCTCACGATCAATCCTCAGACGCAAACACTCACGCCACGCTCGGCGACCGATTAGCCCGCGAGAAGAAGTGGGTCGAGGCGGCACAGGAGTACTCGATCGCGTTGCAGATCGCACCGAAGTTCGCAGACGTGCGGTGCCGCTACGCTCAGACGCTTTTGGAGCTAGATCAATTAGACGAGGCGGAAGAAGAACTGCGGGCGGCGCTGGAGCTGAACGACCGATACGCGGACGCGTGGGCATATTTGGGTGTGACCCTGCGCCGAAAAGGGGAACTGGAAGCCGCGCGTTCCGCATTTGCGCAAGCGGTGCAAGACAATCCCGATCATCCGGTGGCTGCTCCCGAGTATCGGCGCGCACGCTGA
- a CDS encoding DUF1015 domain-containing protein, which yields MATIRPFRGLRYGPDAGPLDNLVAPPYDVLSQSQRDELASRSAHNVVHLTLPEQEPDDRSKFVKYARSASRLTGWRQQGALAVEPAPTFYRYRQNFNIPGKPETMERLALIALIKVEPYEKGVVLPHEQTFPKHKEDRLRILEATRSHLECIFGLYEDDERAVLDHVMNSNGESVADVTTDDGVRHRVEAISDSAATKSIQDAISTKKIWIADGHHRYETALAFRQMLGERDGEVAEDYMMMALTSMADPGLVLLPTHRILKRMPCDAAELRGRMSNHFQVEDCANDQLMPRLESLAADGRRAFGVALPGGQGFLAHFDPAVLAGQVHPEGSELLRELDVTILHDYIFEKLLDLTGLDFFDYTRDEHEAVDAVEAGAPAAFLMNPPSVNDMRHIALGGEKMPQKSTFYYPKILSGLVLWSLSDF from the coding sequence ATGGCAACGATCAGGCCTTTTCGTGGATTGCGCTACGGACCCGACGCGGGCCCTTTGGATAACCTCGTTGCACCCCCGTACGATGTGCTTTCGCAATCACAGCGCGATGAGCTTGCGTCGCGCAGCGCCCACAACGTCGTCCACCTGACGCTGCCTGAACAGGAGCCCGACGATCGGAGCAAGTTCGTCAAGTACGCGCGCAGCGCAAGCCGCTTGACCGGTTGGCGACAACAGGGTGCGCTCGCTGTCGAACCCGCGCCCACCTTCTACCGCTACCGACAGAACTTCAACATCCCGGGCAAGCCCGAAACGATGGAGCGACTCGCCCTGATTGCCCTGATCAAGGTTGAGCCCTATGAGAAAGGCGTCGTCCTTCCCCACGAGCAAACATTCCCGAAGCACAAGGAAGATCGACTGCGGATCCTTGAGGCGACTCGGTCGCACCTAGAGTGCATTTTCGGCCTGTATGAAGACGACGAGCGCGCCGTGCTCGACCACGTCATGAACTCGAATGGCGAATCCGTGGCCGATGTGACCACCGACGACGGCGTGCGCCACCGGGTTGAAGCGATCTCCGATAGCGCAGCCACGAAGAGTATCCAGGACGCCATCTCGACGAAGAAGATTTGGATTGCCGACGGGCATCATCGCTACGAAACGGCGCTCGCGTTCAGGCAGATGCTTGGCGAGCGAGACGGCGAGGTCGCCGAAGATTACATGATGATGGCGCTCACCAGCATGGCCGACCCGGGCCTCGTGCTTCTGCCGACCCATCGCATCCTCAAGCGGATGCCGTGCGACGCGGCGGAGTTGCGCGGGCGCATGTCAAACCACTTCCAGGTCGAGGATTGCGCGAACGACCAGCTGATGCCACGGCTGGAATCCCTGGCCGCCGACGGCAGGCGAGCGTTTGGGGTCGCGTTGCCAGGCGGGCAAGGCTTCCTCGCCCACTTTGACCCTGCGGTGCTAGCTGGGCAGGTGCACCCCGAGGGGAGCGAGTTGCTGCGCGAGCTCGACGTGACGATCCTGCATGACTACATTTTCGAGAAGCTACTGGACTTGACCGGGCTCGATTTCTTTGACTACACGAGGGACGAGCACGAGGCGGTCGATGCCGTCGAGGCGGGCGCACCCGCCGCATTCTTGATGAATCCACCCAGCGTGAACGACATGCGCCACATCGCTCTGGGCGGTGAGAAGATGCCTCAAAAATCGACGTTCTACTATCCCAAAATCCTCAGCGGCCTGGTGCTCTGGTCGCTCAGCGATTTCTGA
- a CDS encoding polyprenyl synthetase family protein, translated as MQVEIGLRTYVPQIESRLESLLPKEGLSPEPLTSAMRYGVLGPGKRLRPALTMACCAACGTAPEQALDAGCAVEFVHCFSLIHDDLPAIDNDDLRRGRKTCHVVYGEPMAILAGDALFALAFETLARTPCGAAGVLELAQSVGYGGVVGGEALDILSENAEHDAGTLTRIHREKTGALFSAACALGGMCAGASHERIVELRDYGMSLGLAFQIADDILNETSTSEQLGKAAGSDAAMRKLTYPAVYGLEHSRELASRAVHSALKALDNLPDDTDWLRSLAWFTIERSK; from the coding sequence GTGCAAGTGGAGATAGGACTGAGGACCTACGTCCCGCAGATCGAATCGCGGCTAGAATCTCTGTTGCCCAAAGAAGGCTTGTCTCCCGAGCCCCTCACTTCGGCCATGCGCTACGGCGTTCTGGGCCCGGGAAAGCGGCTTCGACCCGCCCTGACCATGGCCTGCTGCGCGGCGTGCGGTACCGCACCCGAGCAAGCACTCGATGCCGGGTGCGCGGTCGAGTTTGTCCACTGCTTCAGCCTCATCCACGATGATCTTCCGGCGATCGACAACGACGATCTGCGACGCGGAAGGAAAACCTGCCACGTCGTCTACGGCGAACCGATGGCGATTTTGGCCGGTGACGCACTCTTTGCACTGGCCTTCGAGACGCTTGCGCGAACACCTTGCGGTGCCGCGGGTGTGCTGGAATTGGCGCAGTCGGTCGGTTACGGTGGCGTGGTAGGCGGCGAGGCGCTTGATATTCTCAGCGAGAACGCGGAGCACGATGCAGGCACGCTCACGCGCATCCACCGAGAGAAGACGGGTGCGCTCTTCTCCGCTGCGTGCGCGCTCGGGGGGATGTGCGCCGGGGCGTCGCATGAACGAATCGTCGAACTCCGCGACTATGGCATGAGTCTCGGGCTAGCATTCCAGATCGCGGACGACATCTTGAACGAGACCAGCACGTCGGAGCAGCTGGGAAAAGCTGCTGGCAGCGACGCCGCCATGCGCAAGCTCACCTATCCGGCAGTGTACGGTCTGGAGCACTCCCGGGAGCTGGCGAGCCGGGCAGTCCATTCGGCGCTCAAGGCGCTCGACAATCTCCCGGATGACACGGATTGGCTACGATCTCTGGCTTGGTTCACCATCGAGCGATCTAAGTAG
- a CDS encoding cysteine desulfurase, with the protein MAVLSDRIYLDYAATAPLLPEVRSAMEPWLTGQHGNPSSLHAEGRAARAALDEAREVLSERLGCLFGEITFCSSGTEAANLAILGTALGNEDRQRNHILLGAAEHHCVLHCRERLERYGYRVSLIPVDAQARVRPESLTERVGEDTVLVSVMHANNETGAINGIRQLSDIAHEAGALFHCDAVQTLGALPWTVNSLDADLVSVSAHKIGGPKGVGALAHRAQVSLSPLILGGGQEREMRGGTENVAGIVGFKAAVQALAGRLFGPEARDAFAAGLGVGVVWTTPGFEDVLPGHCHIRLPGVRSETALIALDRAGISASSGAACSSGAVEPSHVLRAMGLSESEANEGLRFTLGPSFGIENARHAGQRVASVLAPLAT; encoded by the coding sequence ATGGCTGTTCTGAGCGATCGGATTTATCTGGATTACGCGGCCACCGCGCCGCTGCTGCCGGAGGTTCGTAGCGCCATGGAGCCGTGGTTGACCGGGCAACACGGAAACCCCAGCTCATTGCATGCGGAAGGGCGGGCCGCACGGGCCGCGCTCGACGAGGCGCGCGAGGTGCTGAGCGAGCGGCTAGGCTGCCTCTTTGGTGAAATCACCTTCTGCAGTTCGGGTACCGAGGCCGCCAACTTGGCGATTCTCGGAACGGCGCTCGGAAACGAGGATCGTCAGCGCAACCACATTCTCTTGGGAGCGGCGGAGCACCACTGCGTGTTGCACTGCCGCGAGCGGCTCGAACGCTACGGCTACCGCGTCTCGCTCATTCCGGTCGATGCGCAGGCGCGAGTGCGACCCGAGTCGCTGACGGAGAGGGTCGGCGAAGACACGGTCCTGGTGAGTGTCATGCACGCCAACAACGAGACCGGGGCGATCAACGGCATCCGCCAGCTCTCGGACATTGCACATGAGGCAGGGGCGCTGTTCCACTGCGACGCGGTCCAGACACTGGGTGCCCTACCCTGGACCGTGAACTCGCTGGACGCGGACCTTGTCTCGGTTTCGGCGCACAAGATCGGCGGGCCCAAGGGGGTGGGGGCGCTCGCGCATCGCGCTCAAGTCTCGCTCAGTCCGCTCATCTTGGGTGGTGGTCAAGAGCGTGAGATGCGCGGTGGGACAGAAAACGTCGCTGGCATCGTCGGATTCAAAGCGGCGGTCCAAGCACTCGCCGGACGCCTCTTCGGACCCGAGGCGCGCGACGCCTTTGCGGCTGGACTGGGCGTTGGGGTCGTATGGACTACTCCTGGCTTCGAAGATGTGCTGCCCGGCCACTGCCACATCCGCTTACCAGGCGTTCGGTCGGAGACCGCGCTGATCGCTCTGGATCGAGCTGGGATCAGTGCGAGTAGCGGCGCGGCCTGTAGCTCGGGCGCAGTCGAGCCGTCTCACGTCCTGCGGGCAATGGGGCTTAGCGAGTCGGAGGCCAACGAAGGACTCCGATTCACGCTGGGGCCGAGCTTCGGAATCGAAAACGCCCGGCACGCTGGTCAGCGCGTGGCCTCAGTGCTTGCCCCGCTCGCTACTTAG
- a CDS encoding CPBP family intramembrane metalloprotease, protein MSDSPSPVQFEVPQSTPRFRMGWYLLFSLIGLLITMSVWFSFVRSEDGTALESKQLLFNLAGAMAQPDSAAKDASLAKLVPTGATAPNLGAGDALMLLGIERESKKPLPAKTREAAVKWLKESWYPADRIALEVYDSKPTTARALQISQLLPMEKIYKPARVHAAEIGGDKKLRPALMGTIVRTTMIFGAIIVFAIALGILVWLIYFMYGDKEPLATKAFPIRLADPGEADWLAFRAFLCLCLLIGMQLFPLPEWVMAFAVIGSVIGVACLRLPGPRVDLKTLFGPFRSRYILWAIGAELALVPLATVAVVVSSTVSKYLPDPSHPATDQLAQSQSLTALVGLFLLAVVQAPIVEEIIFRGMLAPAIGRVTSASLGILASSLLFASIHPQGIAGWLPLMVIGVMAAMASYHTKSLWPAVIMHAIHNGALMIFNLWLF, encoded by the coding sequence GTGAGCGATTCACCGTCCCCTGTGCAGTTTGAGGTGCCGCAAAGCACGCCCCGATTTCGCATGGGGTGGTACCTGCTGTTCTCGCTGATCGGCCTGCTCATCACCATGTCGGTGTGGTTTAGTTTCGTGCGTTCCGAAGACGGCACAGCGCTTGAAAGCAAGCAGTTGCTCTTCAATTTGGCGGGCGCGATGGCGCAACCCGACAGCGCCGCAAAGGACGCGTCGCTGGCCAAGCTTGTCCCGACTGGTGCGACCGCCCCAAACTTGGGTGCTGGCGATGCACTCATGCTGCTGGGAATTGAGCGCGAATCGAAGAAGCCGCTGCCCGCCAAAACGCGGGAGGCCGCGGTCAAGTGGCTCAAGGAGAGCTGGTACCCGGCGGACCGGATCGCCCTTGAGGTTTACGACAGCAAACCCACGACGGCCCGCGCGCTGCAAATCTCCCAACTGCTCCCTATGGAGAAGATCTACAAGCCCGCACGAGTTCACGCAGCGGAGATCGGAGGCGACAAGAAGCTGCGCCCTGCTCTGATGGGAACGATCGTGAGAACGACGATGATCTTCGGAGCGATTATCGTGTTCGCAATTGCGCTCGGGATCTTGGTTTGGCTGATTTACTTCATGTACGGCGACAAGGAGCCCCTGGCGACCAAGGCATTTCCCATAAGGCTTGCAGACCCGGGTGAGGCCGATTGGCTGGCATTCCGGGCGTTCCTTTGTCTGTGCCTCTTGATTGGCATGCAGCTTTTTCCGTTGCCAGAGTGGGTGATGGCATTCGCGGTCATCGGGTCGGTCATTGGGGTCGCTTGCCTCCGCCTGCCCGGGCCGAGAGTCGACCTAAAAACGCTCTTCGGCCCGTTCCGATCTCGCTATATCCTATGGGCGATCGGCGCAGAACTTGCGCTCGTCCCCCTTGCAACCGTGGCGGTCGTGGTTTCGAGCACTGTCAGCAAATACTTACCGGATCCGTCGCACCCGGCTACGGACCAGCTTGCTCAGAGCCAGTCCCTAACGGCGCTGGTTGGGCTCTTTCTATTAGCAGTTGTCCAGGCACCGATCGTGGAGGAGATTATCTTCCGGGGCATGCTAGCCCCTGCCATCGGGCGTGTTACCAGTGCGTCGCTCGGAATCTTGGCCAGCAGCCTCTTGTTCGCCAGCATCCATCCTCAGGGGATCGCAGGGTGGCTTCCGCTCATGGTCATCGGCGTCATGGCGGCCATGGCGTCCTATCACACCAAGTCGCTCTGGCCCGCGGTGATCATGCACGCCATCCACAACGGGGCCTTGATGATTTTTAACCTATGGCTGTTCTGA